A window from Osmia lignaria lignaria isolate PbOS001 chromosome 8, iyOsmLign1, whole genome shotgun sequence encodes these proteins:
- the b6 gene encoding pentraxin-related protein b6: protein MTAIVLLLCGFAWAAQGISTSWRPSFPVSVSSVHPQTSGVFGGYDPEADKCTLYKVSMNQELYFEYIQYKTELPDMKEFTLCMWSRFHNHSNDHPLFSYAVGDQPRGILSWVANTARSSYFMMNVNGHNLYRLNYPLRLNKWYHSCQSWNGRTGEWQIWVNDERVGRGFNNRLVGHVIKGGGIAITGQEQRQLGGGFLEGEGAPTGSGGLLGEITMVQLYEVALTAGKAHKDHKHHHAHHYEHETGNNTPRPIRPPVTGPPLPQNPYLTGGQINHQVKLNPGAPVQIVQGGVTLRHPALIPRDPPPQPFPPANPSSAPAAFTLQSSQFFGNLQSAVSPPSNGIGGNFPDGSYHNLFKREKNSVEKEGEEKSSTKKRQIEDTSIEHSDGKVTFVPREETDKAEELEKRGSELKKRELVQLGDGLIVDDRYISQGLDNDYFAGLTNFGLQLPKYENKDDEREPAEAEVRMIMDVCDGCAEEPFSKALVMAWRSVPKKLYSGALHLPATPLCKVF from the exons ATGACCGCGATTGTTCTATTGCTTTGTGGATTCGCGTGGGCGGCGCAGGGTATATCCACGTCCTGGCGACCGTCGTTTCCGGTCTCCGTGAGCAGCGTTCATCCTCAGACGTCGGGGGTGTTCGGGGGATACGACCCGGAAGCGGACAAGTGCACCCTGTACAAAGTTTCCATGAATCAGGAGCTCTACTTCGAG TACATTCAGTACAAGACCGAGCTGCCGGACATGAAGGAGTTCACCCTGTGCATGTGGAGTAGGTTCCACAACCACAGCAACGACCATCCTCTGTTTTCGTACGCAG TGGGGGATCAACCGCGAGGAATATTATCCTGGGTGGCGAACACCGCCAGGAGCTCCTACTTCATGATGAACGTGAACGGGCACAACTTGTACAGATTGAATTATCCGCTCCGATTGAACAAGTGGTACCACTCCTGCCAAAGCTGGAACGGCCGTACCGGCGAATGGCAGATCTGGGTCAACGACGAGCGCGTGGGTCGAGGGTTCAACAACAGG CTGGTCGGACACGTGATTAAAGGCGGTGGGATTGCGATCACGGGACAGGAGCAGCGACAACTGGGCGGCGGCTTCTTGGAGGGAGAAGGAGCGCCTACGG GTTCCGGAGGTCTTTTGGGAGAGATAACTATGGTGCAACTATACGAGGTAGCGTTGACAGCAGGAAAGGCACATAAAGATCACAAACACCACCATGCCCATCATTATGAGCACGAGACCGGAAACAACACCCCAAGGCCCATACGACCCCCTGTAACTGGTCCCCCTCTTCCACAGAATCCCTATCTAACCGGGGGACAAATTAACCATCAG GTAAAACTGAACCCTGGAGCTCCGGTACAAATCGTCCAAGGCGGAGTCACCCTCCGTCACCCAGCCCTGATCCCCCGAGACCCACCTCCGCAACCCTTCCCTCCCGCGAACCCCTCCTCAGCCCCAGCCGCGTTTACTCTCCAATCCTCCCAGTTCTTCGGCAACTTGCAGAGCGCGGTTAGCCCGCCGTCGAACGGAATCGGAGGAAACTTCCCCGACGGCTCGTACCACAACCTCTTCAAGAGGGAGAAGAACTCGGTCGAAAAGGAGGGCGAAGAGAAATCCTCGACTAAGAAGAGACAAATCGAGGATACCAGCATCGAACACTCCGACGGGAAG GTGACCTTCGTGCCAAGGGAAGAAACCGATAAAGCGGAGGAGCTGGAGAAAAGGGGCTCGGAACTGAAGAAACGAGAGCTGGTGCAGCTGGGGGATGGACTGATAGTCGACGACAGATACATTTCCCAAGGACTGGACAACGACTACTTCGCTGGACTGACCAACTTCGGACTCCAGTTACCGAAATACGAGAACAAGGACGACGAAAGGGAGCCCGCGGAGGCGGAGGTGAGGATGATCATGGACGTCTGCGACGGCTGCGCCGAGGAGCCCTTCTCCAAGGCCCTCGTCATGGCCTGGAGATCGGTCCCGAAGAAACTCTACTCCGGCGCGCTGCATCTACCAGCCACCCCGCTGTGCAAAGTGTTCTGA
- the LOC117606489 gene encoding adhesion G protein-coupled receptor D2 — protein MKMSRNNFLLLLLGLAICPCSGGQKQRETPMHKAQLTQKGYIQFLRWQLPVPRITEFTFCLWIQSDDLTHPHSIFSYSKNERERLVRAWISPRGRSVHLEIGGKQVIASTTEIDENRWYHLCLSWENQVGLYGLWINGQLWARGQSEETAGHAIPSGGDIVLGQEYTDFDKGLEEGVEGSVLGFNLLLASAFDPLARDYQHREASSSSSYANAPLFARIPVKLPQPGFDYAARTLPVSNQPRARRYADSFQLPLTNRTAGYKDKVIGSNKEPLGLQLVKLSYVRCEIGRGSPFIGGHLMLISWSRTPVRVFGGAILKNVKSECGNF, from the exons ATGAAAATGtcaagaaataattttctacttCTGCTCCTCGGCCTGGCGATTTGTCCCTGTTCCGGAGGGCAGAAGCAACGCGAGACGCCGATGCACAAAGCGCAGCTCACTCAGAAGGGGTACATCCAG TTCCTCAGATGGCAGCTACCAGTGCCACGGATCACCGAGTTCACCTTCTGCCTATGGATCCAGTCCGACGACCTCACTCACCCTCACTCCATATTCTCCTACTCGA AAAACGAACGCGAGCGATTGGTCCGCGCCTGGATATCCCCTCGGGGGAGGAGCGTCCATCTGGAGATCGGAGGGAAACAGGTGATCGCGTCGACGACCGAGATCGACGAGAATCGCTGGTACCACCTGTGTCTCAGCTGGGAAAATCAGGTCGGCCTGTACGGTTTGTGGATCAACGGGCAACTGTGGGCTCGGGGCCAATCGGAGGAG ACGGCGGGTCACGCGATACCCAGCGGAGGCGACATTGTACTGGGACAGGAGTACACGGACTTCGATAAGGGACTGGAGGAAGGGGTCGAGGGTTCGGTTTTGGGCTTCAACCTTCTACTGGCCTCGGCTTTCGATCCTCTGGCGAGGGATTACCAGCATCGGGAAGCCTCCTCCTCATCGAGTTACGCCAACGCGCCCCTTTTCGCGCGGATTCCTGTGAAGTTGCCGCAACCCGGCTTCGATTACGCAGCGCGGACCTTGCCGGTCTCCAACCAACCGCGGGCTCGTCGATACGCCGACAGTTTCCAGCTGCCGCTGACGAATCGCACCGCAGGCTACAAAGACAAAGTTATCGGCTCGAACAAAGAGCCTCTCGGCTTGCAATTAGTGAAACTGTCGTACGTTCGCTGCGAGATCGGCAGAGGAAGCCCGTTCATTGGCGGCCATCTGATGCTTATCTCCTGGAGCAGGACACCCGTCCGCGTGTTCGGCGGGGCGATCCTGAAGAACGTGAAAAGCGAGTGCGGGAATTTTTGA